The following coding sequences are from one Malaciobacter pacificus window:
- the thrS gene encoding threonine--tRNA ligase, with amino-acid sequence MELIGKLNDGQIYDLQTAEALGIDGTDIKADNSSESLEILRHSCAHMMAQAIKELYPEAKFFVGPVVKEGFYYDFKVESKISDDDLPTIEKKMKEIANRKLPIERYETTREEIINKFSNDELKQAVLSNIKDDTLTMYKQGDFEDLCRGPHLPNTRMIRAFKLTRVAGAYLGGDEANEMITRIYGIAFFDKGELNDYVRMLEEAKKRDHRKLGTELELFTFNDDVGAGLPLWLPNGARLRSKLEHILYKAHRVRGYEPVRGPEMLKSDMWKISGHYQNYKENMYFTIIDEQEYGIKPMNCVGHIQIFKNDLVSYKDLPLKLFEYGVVHRHEMSGAMHGLFRVREFTQDDAHIFCMQSQVKDVIIDVLEFVDSLMKLFDFKYEMEVSTKPKKAIGDDKFWETTTKGIMDALDSEGLEYGIDEGGGAFYGPKIDIKITDAIGRKWQCGTVQVDMNLPERFNVEFINDEGHKDQPVMIHRAILGSFERFIGILTEHCAGEFPFVIAPTQVIFVPIADSHVAYAKQLQRELLEEDMDSKIFDMNESLNKRIRMAEKQRVPMIVVIGDEEVEKQTVALRDRRKREQSNMTKDEFISMLNEIKKGSRI; translated from the coding sequence TTGGAATTAATTGGTAAATTAAATGATGGTCAAATATATGACCTTCAGACTGCGGAAGCTTTAGGTATTGATGGGACTGACATAAAAGCAGACAACTCAAGTGAATCTTTAGAAATCTTAAGACACTCTTGTGCTCACATGATGGCTCAAGCTATCAAAGAACTTTATCCAGAAGCAAAATTCTTTGTAGGACCTGTCGTAAAAGAAGGATTCTATTACGACTTTAAAGTTGAATCAAAAATCTCAGATGATGATCTTCCAACTATTGAGAAGAAAATGAAAGAGATTGCAAATAGAAAACTTCCTATTGAAAGATATGAAACAACAAGAGAAGAAATCATTAATAAGTTTTCAAATGATGAACTAAAACAAGCTGTTTTATCAAACATCAAAGATGATACATTAACTATGTATAAACAAGGTGACTTCGAAGACTTATGTAGAGGTCCACACTTACCAAATACTAGAATGATCAGAGCATTTAAACTAACAAGAGTAGCAGGAGCTTATCTTGGTGGTGATGAAGCAAATGAAATGATTACTAGAATCTATGGTATTGCTTTCTTTGACAAAGGTGAATTAAACGATTACGTTAGAATGTTAGAAGAAGCTAAAAAAAGAGATCATAGAAAACTTGGAACAGAATTAGAACTATTTACATTTAATGATGATGTAGGTGCTGGGTTACCACTATGGTTACCAAATGGTGCAAGACTTAGATCTAAATTAGAACATATTTTATATAAAGCCCACAGAGTTAGAGGATATGAGCCAGTAAGAGGTCCAGAGATGTTAAAGTCTGATATGTGGAAAATTTCTGGTCACTACCAAAACTATAAAGAAAATATGTACTTTACTATTATTGATGAGCAAGAGTATGGTATTAAACCAATGAACTGTGTTGGTCATATTCAAATTTTCAAAAACGATTTAGTATCATACAAAGACTTACCTCTTAAACTATTTGAATATGGAGTTGTTCATAGACATGAGATGTCTGGAGCAATGCATGGTTTATTTAGAGTTAGAGAATTTACACAAGATGATGCACATATTTTCTGTATGCAATCACAAGTAAAAGATGTAATTATTGATGTATTAGAATTTGTTGATTCATTAATGAAACTATTTGACTTCAAATATGAAATGGAAGTTTCAACTAAACCTAAAAAAGCAATTGGTGATGATAAATTCTGGGAAACTACAACTAAGGGTATCATGGATGCACTTGATTCTGAAGGATTAGAATATGGTATTGATGAAGGTGGTGGAGCATTCTACGGACCAAAAATTGATATTAAAATCACTGATGCAATTGGAAGAAAATGGCAATGTGGTACAGTTCAAGTTGATATGAACTTACCTGAGAGATTCAATGTTGAATTTATTAATGATGAAGGTCATAAAGACCAGCCAGTTATGATTCACAGAGCAATTCTTGGTTCATTTGAGCGATTTATTGGTATTTTAACAGAACACTGCGCGGGAGAATTCCCATTTGTTATTGCACCAACTCAAGTAATTTTTGTACCTATTGCTGATTCTCACGTTGCATATGCAAAACAATTACAAAGAGAATTATTAGAAGAAGATATGGATTCTAAAATCTTTGATATGAATGAGTCATTAAACAAAAGAATTAGAATGGCTGAAAAACAAAGAGTTCCTATGATTGTTGTAATTGGAGATGAAGAAGTAGAGAAACAAACTGTAGCTCTTAGAGATAGAAGAAAAAGAGAGCAATCAAACATGACTAAAGATGAATTTATTTCAATGTTAAATGAAATTAAAAAAGGGAGTAGAATTTGA
- a CDS encoding DUF3373 family protein, whose translation MKKGIITLSLFASLSTATFANDVNSAMYEQIQALKAQIEALEKKMNEQKTTVVNEGRIQKIEKKLALVDKTARSAKMQSAGDNIKWDIDFRTQVDNIQYKRNGMKDAKNNALMTNRLWLGAAFSPDDNTIFKGKLSYNKAFGDTANHQQSNTNPGYANFDWLTNENATDNTIKLKEAYWLYKNNTFLGTNVPWTFSVGRRPSTDGLPINLRNNQKANSPLSHVVDVEFDGFSAKFDLEKVTGATGSWFKICGGRGLTNAKPRFQFDGTDYARDESKNVDVDMLGFIAAPYDDGQYSVHINYARAWNLIGYNGADIAPGSTFMTAYQNYIINPNNTIGAALQMAMPAFNDVGDMDFATVLFKTEGIGDGISDFLDDTTLFASFAMSKTRPNSIGMLGSTDSQTGHSIWLGVNAPCPISPDDSRIGFEWNKGSKYWRSMTYGEDTYAGSKIATRGQAWEVYRNQQLTKALSFGLSYVLMDYDFTGSNSFFGAEGTPQDVNTTAGAITEAQDIKAYMRYKF comes from the coding sequence ATGAAAAAAGGGATTATAACTCTTTCTTTATTTGCTTCACTTAGCACAGCAACTTTTGCAAATGACGTAAATTCTGCTATGTATGAGCAAATTCAAGCTTTAAAAGCTCAAATTGAAGCTTTAGAAAAAAAGATGAATGAACAAAAAACTACTGTTGTAAATGAAGGTAGAATTCAAAAAATCGAAAAAAAACTAGCATTAGTTGATAAAACTGCAAGATCAGCAAAAATGCAAAGTGCTGGAGATAATATTAAATGGGATATTGATTTTAGAACACAAGTTGATAATATTCAGTATAAACGAAATGGTATGAAAGATGCTAAGAATAATGCTTTAATGACTAATAGATTATGGTTAGGTGCAGCTTTTTCACCTGATGATAATACAATTTTTAAAGGAAAATTATCTTATAACAAAGCTTTTGGTGATACAGCTAATCACCAACAATCAAATACAAACCCAGGATATGCAAATTTTGATTGGTTAACAAATGAAAATGCAACTGATAATACTATAAAACTAAAAGAAGCTTATTGGTTATATAAAAACAATACTTTCTTAGGAACAAATGTTCCTTGGACTTTTTCAGTTGGAAGAAGACCTTCAACAGATGGACTACCTATAAATCTCAGAAATAATCAAAAAGCCAATTCACCTCTATCTCATGTAGTTGATGTAGAGTTTGATGGTTTTTCTGCAAAATTTGATTTAGAGAAAGTTACAGGAGCAACAGGTTCTTGGTTTAAAATTTGCGGTGGTAGAGGCTTAACAAATGCAAAACCTAGATTCCAATTTGATGGAACTGATTATGCAAGAGATGAATCAAAAAATGTTGATGTTGATATGCTAGGATTTATCGCTGCACCATATGATGATGGTCAATACTCTGTTCATATAAATTATGCCAGAGCTTGGAATTTAATTGGCTACAATGGAGCTGATATTGCCCCTGGTTCTACATTTATGACGGCTTACCAAAACTACATAATAAATCCAAATAATACTATAGGTGCTGCTCTTCAAATGGCAATGCCTGCATTTAATGATGTTGGTGATATGGATTTTGCAACAGTTTTATTTAAAACAGAAGGTATTGGTGATGGAATTTCTGACTTCTTAGATGATACTACACTATTTGCTTCATTTGCTATGTCAAAAACAAGACCTAATTCTATAGGAATGCTAGGTTCAACTGACTCGCAAACTGGCCACTCTATCTGGTTAGGTGTAAATGCACCTTGTCCTATTAGCCCAGATGATTCAAGAATTGGATTTGAATGGAATAAAGGTAGTAAATACTGGAGATCTATGACATATGGTGAAGATACTTATGCAGGAAGTAAAATTGCAACAAGAGGTCAAGCTTGGGAAGTATATAGAAACCAACAATTAACAAAAGCATTAAGCTTTGGATTAAGTTATGTATTAATGGATTATGACTTTACAGGTTCTAACTCTTTCTTTGGAGCAGAAGGAACACCACAAGATGTTAACACAACTGCAGGTGCTATAACTGAAGCCCAAGATATCAAAGCATACATGAGATATAAATTTTAA
- a CDS encoding cytochrome C, which produces MRLLKVLLAGSLALGIAATTVSADAAKGQKIFIKKYKEACGFNGAKFASNHTQAEWEQIMNDGKFKEEMIKICPNLKEGDIKDNWIQHLYDFSYEFAVDSGNVPSC; this is translated from the coding sequence ATGAGATTATTAAAGGTTTTACTTGCTGGTTCATTAGCTTTAGGAATTGCTGCAACAACTGTTAGTGCAGATGCTGCTAAAGGTCAAAAGATTTTTATTAAAAAGTATAAAGAAGCTTGTGGATTTAATGGTGCAAAATTTGCTTCAAACCACACTCAAGCAGAGTGGGAACAAATTATGAATGATGGAAAATTTAAAGAAGAAATGATTAAAATTTGTCCAAATTTAAAAGAAGGTGATATAAAAGATAATTGGATTCAGCACTTATATGATTTTTCATATGAATTTGCAGTTGATTCAGGAAATGTTCCTTCTTGCTAA
- a CDS encoding NFACT RNA binding domain-containing protein, which translates to MKYFLLKQIVAYLSGNAQTIKHIKRLDNNLIIIEFNNKNIIYIDITKGNSTIFKSENQLNAKKDFNAPFDVTLQKRFINSKIEKIELYNDDKIINIKVNSSSSYKKLTTILQLEFTGKHTNIIILDENRVILEALRHIDEFSSSRVVKVGLKLDEIPKQSFAFKEDRVEDIESYLFEIYKQKELKNLENVQKQKIQQLDKKVKKLLKTINSLPKKEELEQESIDLYEKANLILMNLHTIKPYQKILKTFDYGGKEIEVDLQGAASASKYSNDLFKKAKRAKQKASNIGLEKDNLNEKLDFLNRMIVNLKNANSIEECEFLYPKKERNQTKTKKAQQYESFFFEGYKIMLGTSERENIYLLKNSKASDFWFHLKDRPSSHVIVQNSKKAIPDSVIEQAALICAKFSVDFTGNIEVDFTQRRNVKIQSGANVLYNPYTTIVVKI; encoded by the coding sequence GTGAAATATTTCTTACTGAAACAAATAGTTGCATACCTTAGTGGAAATGCCCAAACTATAAAGCATATCAAAAGATTGGACAATAATTTAATTATAATTGAATTTAATAATAAAAACATAATATATATTGATATTACAAAAGGTAATAGTACAATCTTTAAAAGTGAGAATCAATTAAATGCAAAAAAAGATTTTAATGCACCTTTTGATGTAACATTACAAAAAAGATTTATAAACTCTAAAATTGAAAAAATAGAATTATATAATGATGATAAAATTATTAATATAAAAGTAAACTCTTCATCTTCTTATAAAAAACTAACAACAATTTTACAATTAGAGTTTACAGGTAAACATACAAATATTATTATATTAGATGAAAATAGAGTTATTTTAGAAGCTTTAAGACATATTGATGAATTTTCCTCAAGTAGAGTTGTAAAAGTTGGTTTGAAATTAGATGAGATACCAAAACAAAGTTTTGCATTTAAAGAAGATAGAGTTGAAGATATTGAAAGTTATTTATTTGAGATTTATAAGCAAAAAGAGCTTAAAAATTTAGAAAATGTGCAAAAACAAAAGATTCAACAACTTGATAAAAAAGTAAAGAAACTTTTAAAAACTATTAACTCTTTACCCAAAAAAGAGGAATTAGAACAAGAGTCTATTGATTTATATGAAAAAGCAAATTTAATACTTATGAATTTACATACAATTAAACCTTATCAAAAGATTTTGAAAACCTTTGATTATGGAGGAAAAGAGATTGAAGTTGATTTACAAGGGGCAGCTTCTGCTTCAAAATATTCAAATGATTTATTTAAAAAAGCAAAAAGAGCCAAGCAAAAAGCTTCAAATATAGGTCTTGAAAAAGATAATCTAAATGAAAAATTAGATTTTTTAAATAGAATGATTGTAAATTTAAAAAATGCAAATTCTATTGAAGAGTGTGAGTTTTTATATCCTAAAAAAGAGAGAAATCAAACTAAAACTAAAAAAGCTCAACAGTATGAAAGTTTCTTTTTTGAAGGATATAAAATCATGCTAGGAACTAGTGAGAGAGAAAATATCTATTTATTAAAAAATTCAAAAGCAAGTGATTTTTGGTTTCACTTAAAAGATAGACCATCATCACATGTGATTGTACAAAATAGTAAAAAAGCAATTCCAGATAGTGTGATTGAACAAGCAGCTCTTATTTGTGCTAAGTTTTCAGTTGATTTTACAGGTAATATTGAAGTTGATTTTACCCAAAGAAGAAATGTAAAAATTCAATCAGGTGCAAATGTTTTATATAATCCTTACACTACTATTGTGGTAAAAATTTAA
- a CDS encoding phosphatidate cytidylyltransferase, whose amino-acid sequence MSNVISESSTRIKTGVVLILAMLIIGFIDSYFVFWLLFGIMLMISISESKKLFGLKSDSIYVYTALLWFAAYFYPTPEDLIFIVAIGYASQLAYKKSIDTKMFLPLFYPTASFLFLLSLYSEYGVSTLLWLLVVVAGADTGAYFVGKSIGKTKFCETSPNKTIEGVVGGVIIAAILGTYFADEHIGIFSAFLISVIVAFASVFGDLFESYLKREAGVKDSGSILPGHGGVLDRTDGYLFGAIVMLVLLRILA is encoded by the coding sequence ATGTCTAACGTTATCTCAGAGAGTTCTACTAGAATAAAAACGGGTGTTGTATTAATTCTTGCAATGCTAATTATTGGTTTCATTGATTCATATTTTGTGTTTTGGCTTCTGTTTGGAATTATGCTTATGATTTCAATTAGTGAGTCTAAAAAACTATTTGGTTTAAAAAGTGATAGTATTTATGTATACACTGCTCTTTTATGGTTTGCTGCATATTTTTATCCAACACCTGAAGATTTAATCTTTATTGTTGCTATTGGTTATGCTTCTCAATTAGCATATAAAAAATCAATAGATACAAAGATGTTTTTACCTCTATTTTATCCAACTGCATCTTTTCTTTTTTTACTCTCTTTATATAGTGAATATGGAGTATCAACACTATTATGGTTATTAGTTGTTGTTGCAGGTGCTGATACGGGAGCTTATTTTGTGGGTAAAAGTATTGGTAAAACTAAGTTTTGTGAAACAAGTCCAAATAAAACAATTGAAGGTGTTGTAGGTGGCGTTATAATAGCTGCAATCTTAGGAACATACTTTGCAGATGAACATATAGGAATCTTTTCTGCTTTCTTAATCTCAGTTATTGTTGCTTTTGCTTCTGTATTTGGTGATTTATTTGAATCATACTTAAAAAGGGAAGCTGGAGTAAAAGATAGTGGAAGTATATTACCAGGGCATGGTGGAGTATTAGATAGAACAGATGGATATTTATTTGGTGCAATAGTTATGTTAGTTTTACTTAGGATTCTAGCGTGA
- the dxr gene encoding 1-deoxy-D-xylulose-5-phosphate reductoisomerase: MIVLGSTGSIGVNTLNIARKFNLNIEVLVAGTNIKVLNEQIKEFNPKKVVIANKENLKDVNHNDVSFGEDAILEAIENSTSKTVVNALVGFLGLKPTLKAIQCGKKIALANKESLVVAGKFIDQTKLNPIDSEHFGLWYLLQDKKINSMLVTASGGSFRDYPLESLANVTIKEALNHPNWSMGSKITIDSATMTNKMFELMEAAWLFDIRKLDAIIETKSLIHALINFCDGSTTAHIANASMQLPIAYAILGKCDEEILKPVDLVEVSSLEFRKIETQRYPIWELKDEILNNLDLGVVLNAANEVAVSKFLNGEIGFLDISKMSLDAINKYNNVKPKTIEDIFEIDKEVRIYCES; this comes from the coding sequence GTGATTGTACTTGGAAGTACGGGCTCTATAGGGGTAAATACCTTAAATATAGCTAGAAAATTTAACTTAAATATTGAGGTTTTAGTAGCTGGGACAAATATAAAAGTTTTAAATGAGCAAATAAAAGAGTTTAATCCTAAAAAAGTAGTAATTGCAAATAAAGAGAATTTAAAAGATGTAAACCATAATGATGTTTCATTTGGTGAAGATGCTATTTTAGAAGCTATTGAAAATAGCACATCAAAGACTGTTGTAAACGCACTTGTTGGTTTTTTAGGTTTAAAACCAACACTAAAAGCTATACAGTGTGGTAAAAAAATAGCTTTAGCAAACAAAGAATCACTTGTGGTTGCTGGAAAATTTATAGACCAAACTAAATTAAATCCAATTGACTCAGAGCATTTTGGATTATGGTATTTATTACAAGATAAAAAAATCAATTCTATGTTAGTAACTGCAAGTGGTGGTTCATTTAGAGACTATCCACTTGAAAGTCTTGCAAATGTAACTATAAAAGAAGCATTAAACCACCCAAACTGGTCAATGGGAAGTAAAATTACAATTGATAGTGCAACTATGACAAATAAGATGTTTGAACTAATGGAAGCAGCTTGGCTTTTTGATATTAGAAAACTTGATGCAATAATTGAGACAAAATCACTTATTCATGCACTTATAAATTTCTGTGATGGAAGTACAACTGCACATATTGCTAATGCTTCTATGCAACTTCCAATAGCCTATGCAATACTTGGAAAATGTGATGAAGAGATTTTAAAGCCTGTTGATTTAGTAGAAGTTTCATCTTTAGAGTTTAGAAAAATTGAGACTCAAAGGTATCCTATTTGGGAATTAAAAGATGAAATTTTAAATAATCTTGATTTAGGAGTTGTTTTAAATGCAGCAAATGAAGTTGCTGTTTCAAAGTTTTTAAATGGTGAAATAGGTTTTTTAGATATTTCTAAAATGAGTTTAGATGCAATAAATAAATACAACAATGTAAAACCTAAAACTATAGAAGATATATTTGAAATTGATAAAGAAGTGAGAATTTACTGTGAGTCTTGA
- a CDS encoding DUF1566 domain-containing protein, whose product MKYLFIFLLFLSLLDAKIYRDSKNPVVLDDARNILWQDDVDNIKLLLTHEEATKYCEELSLAGFNDWRLPDIEEYESIVYKKNTKTNINFAFRYNLRDGYWASKAHWRTLWFYADYMHFVSGTAYYDSRHKKKYVRCVRG is encoded by the coding sequence ATGAAATATTTATTCATATTTCTACTTTTTTTATCATTACTTGATGCAAAAATTTATAGAGACAGTAAAAATCCTGTAGTTTTAGATGATGCTAGAAATATTTTATGGCAAGATGATGTTGATAATATTAAATTATTATTGACTCATGAAGAAGCCACAAAATATTGTGAAGAGTTAAGTTTAGCAGGATTTAATGATTGGAGACTTCCTGATATTGAAGAGTATGAGTCAATTGTTTATAAAAAAAATACAAAAACAAATATTAATTTTGCATTTAGATACAATTTAAGAGATGGATATTGGGCTTCAAAAGCTCATTGGAGAACATTATGGTTTTACGCAGATTATATGCATTTTGTAAGTGGAACTGCATATTATGATAGTAGACATAAAAAGAAATATGTAAGATGTGTGAGAGGTTAA
- a CDS encoding RBBP9/YdeN family alpha/beta hydrolase: MNKRVLIIHGLGGSDYPHWQSQLAMDLIKQNDVVSFPAFPNRDNPDLNEWKETLKKEIEHFKPNMVVCHSLGNVLWFHTCDELDIKLDKLMLVAPVSMNRSIEEAKTFYPYPIAKDLKAKEVIMAASTNDPYMTVEEAIRLQSKLNVGMKIMEDAGHINAASGFGKLDCALDWLNREEECEINSEEE, from the coding sequence TTGAACAAAAGAGTATTAATAATTCACGGTTTAGGTGGAAGTGATTATCCCCATTGGCAATCACAATTAGCAATGGATTTAATAAAACAAAATGATGTAGTATCATTTCCAGCATTTCCAAACAGAGATAATCCAGATTTAAATGAGTGGAAAGAGACTTTAAAAAAGGAAATTGAACATTTTAAACCAAATATGGTTGTATGTCACTCTTTGGGAAATGTTTTATGGTTTCATACTTGTGATGAACTTGATATAAAACTTGATAAACTGATGTTAGTAGCACCTGTTTCTATGAATAGAAGTATTGAAGAGGCTAAAACTTTCTATCCTTATCCAATTGCAAAAGATTTAAAAGCAAAAGAGGTAATTATGGCTGCATCAACAAATGATCCATATATGACAGTTGAAGAAGCTATTAGATTACAATCAAAATTAAATGTTGGAATGAAAATTATGGAAGATGCTGGACATATAAATGCAGCTTCTGGATTTGGAAAACTTGATTGTGCTCTTGATTGGTTAAATCGAGAAGAAGAGTGCGAAATTAATAGTGAAGAAGAGTAA
- the tsaD gene encoding tRNA (adenosine(37)-N6)-threonylcarbamoyltransferase complex transferase subunit TsaD, whose amino-acid sequence MILSIESSCDDSSIAITKIETNELVYHKKISQEIQHSVYGGVVPELAARLHVEALPKILQECEEYFPHLKAIAVTNAPGLSVTLMEGVTMAKALAISLNLPLIAVNHLKGHIYSLFIEKEEVLPMTVLLVSGGHTQIIEANSLSDMKVVATTIDDSFGESFDKVAKMMGLGYPGGPVVQEYGLKGDENRFDLPIPLRQSPKIEFSYSGLKNAVRMQIQKLEESEEGLTEQDKYDICASFQKTAVAHIMQKLKKQFKINVSKNLAIVGGASANIHLRGQIEELCKKHKTSLYLSELKYCSDNAAMIGRVAVEQYKLNDFVSVDEIDIQTRIKEF is encoded by the coding sequence ATGATTTTAAGTATAGAGTCAAGTTGTGATGATAGCTCAATAGCTATTACAAAAATTGAAACTAATGAATTAGTTTACCACAAAAAAATATCTCAAGAAATACAACATAGCGTATATGGTGGAGTAGTTCCAGAACTAGCTGCAAGACTGCATGTTGAAGCACTTCCAAAAATATTGCAAGAGTGTGAAGAATATTTCCCACACCTAAAAGCAATAGCAGTTACAAACGCCCCTGGACTTAGTGTTACACTTATGGAAGGTGTAACTATGGCAAAAGCTTTAGCTATAAGTTTAAATCTACCATTGATTGCAGTAAATCATTTAAAAGGTCATATCTATTCACTTTTCATTGAAAAAGAAGAAGTATTACCAATGACAGTTTTATTGGTTTCAGGTGGCCATACGCAAATTATTGAAGCAAACAGTTTAAGTGATATGAAAGTAGTTGCAACAACTATTGATGATAGTTTTGGTGAGAGTTTTGATAAAGTTGCAAAGATGATGGGCTTAGGATATCCAGGTGGCCCAGTTGTGCAAGAGTATGGATTAAAAGGTGATGAAAATAGATTTGATTTACCAATTCCACTTAGACAAAGTCCAAAGATTGAGTTTAGTTATAGTGGTCTTAAAAATGCAGTTAGAATGCAAATCCAAAAACTTGAAGAGTCTGAAGAGGGATTAACTGAACAAGATAAATATGATATTTGTGCCTCTTTTCAAAAAACAGCAGTTGCGCATATTATGCAAAAGTTAAAAAAACAGTTTAAAATAAATGTGTCTAAAAACTTAGCCATTGTAGGTGGAGCTAGTGCAAATATTCACTTAAGAGGTCAAATCGAAGAGTTATGTAAAAAGCATAAAACTAGTTTGTATCTAAGTGAACTTAAATATTGTTCTGATAATGCAGCTATGATTGGAAGAGTTGCCGTTGAACAATATAAATTAAACGATTTTGTATCAGTTGATGAAATTGATATTCAAACTAGAATAAAGGAGTTTTAA
- a CDS encoding translation initiation factor SUI1, with translation MGGLADMLANSMNSSLDGDKFDTSKEDKKKKSSNEIIPKNQHQLVFTYEKRKGKPVTLVGRFYLSDSDKKDVLKLLKKKLACGGSIKEEWIEIQGDVKDKIKTILSSQGWKFK, from the coding sequence ATGGGTGGCTTAGCAGATATGTTAGCAAATAGTATGAACTCTTCTTTAGATGGAGATAAGTTTGATACAAGTAAAGAGGATAAAAAGAAAAAGTCTTCAAATGAAATTATTCCTAAAAATCAACATCAATTAGTATTCACTTACGAAAAAAGAAAAGGTAAGCCTGTAACATTAGTTGGAAGATTTTATCTAAGTGATAGCGATAAAAAAGATGTTCTTAAACTATTGAAAAAGAAACTTGCTTGTGGTGGAAGTATAAAAGAAGAATGGATTGAAATCCAAGGTGATGTAAAAGATAAAATAAAAACAATTTTATCATCACAAGGTTGGAAATTTAAATAA
- a CDS encoding NAD(P)H-hydrate dehydratase encodes MQKLFDEVNSLDKRCYEEFSLSEDILMEHAANGMCEYIQDNFEDKKSVLIVCGSGNNGADGIALARLLYSKYNVSLYLASKPKSDMAKLQYKRAKALGVKETNEVFEADIIVDSLFGTGLNKELKDDAIKLIDTLNEFESFKISCDIPSGVNNTGHVSTTAFYADLTLTMGALKTFLYTDNAKDYLGKVKVINLGVQRDVYEVNTTKFLLQKKDIRLPHRKQKNSHKGTYGHLNVFAGCKKGAGIIAAKAAFGFGTGLVSVVCHESLDLPYHIMQTHFLTKNCTAIAIGMGLGKYETAEVREILRNDIPKIIDADLFYDEIVIESFEKDVVLTPHPKEFVSLLKICNIADITIDELQADRFFYVEKFCKKYPKVVLLLKGANVIIAQDEYIYVNRYGSAVLSKGGSGDVLAGLVASLLAQNYTPLDAAISASLAHTLAAANYKKNNYSLIPSDLVEEVRKL; translated from the coding sequence ATGCAAAAACTATTTGATGAGGTAAATTCTTTAGATAAAAGATGTTACGAAGAGTTTTCTCTAAGTGAAGATATTTTAATGGAACACGCTGCAAATGGTATGTGTGAATATATTCAAGATAATTTTGAAGATAAGAAATCAGTACTTATTGTTTGTGGAAGTGGAAATAATGGAGCAGATGGAATAGCATTAGCTAGACTTTTGTATAGTAAATATAATGTTAGTTTATATCTTGCAAGTAAACCAAAATCTGATATGGCAAAACTTCAATATAAAAGAGCAAAAGCTCTAGGTGTAAAAGAAACAAATGAAGTTTTTGAAGCTGATATTATAGTTGATTCTCTTTTTGGAACAGGATTAAATAAAGAGTTAAAAGATGATGCAATTAAATTAATTGATACATTAAATGAGTTTGAAAGTTTTAAAATTTCATGTGATATCCCAAGTGGAGTTAATAACACAGGTCATGTAAGTACAACTGCTTTTTATGCAGATTTAACTTTAACAATGGGTGCTTTAAAAACATTTTTATATACTGATAATGCCAAAGATTACCTAGGAAAAGTAAAAGTAATTAATCTTGGTGTTCAAAGAGATGTATATGAAGTTAATACTACAAAATTTCTATTACAAAAGAAAGATATAAGGTTACCACATAGAAAGCAAAAAAACTCTCATAAAGGTACATATGGTCACTTAAATGTATTTGCAGGTTGTAAAAAAGGTGCAGGTATAATTGCTGCAAAAGCTGCCTTTGGATTTGGAACAGGGTTAGTAAGTGTAGTTTGTCATGAGAGTCTTGATTTACCCTATCATATTATGCAAACACACTTTTTGACAAAAAACTGTACAGCTATTGCAATAGGTATGGGGCTTGGAAAGTATGAGACAGCTGAAGTTAGAGAAATACTAAGAAATGATATTCCTAAAATTATTGATGCTGATTTGTTTTATGATGAAATAGTAATTGAAAGTTTTGAAAAAGATGTTGTATTAACTCCTCATCCTAAAGAGTTTGTATCTTTACTAAAAATTTGTAATATTGCAGATATAACAATTGATGAGCTTCAAGCTGATAGATTTTTTTATGTAGAAAAGTTTTGTAAAAAGTATCCAAAAGTAGTTTTATTATTAAAAGGTGCAAACGTAATAATAGCTCAAGATGAATATATTTATGTAAATAGATATGGAAGTGCAGTATTGAGTAAAGGTGGAAGTGGTGATGTTTTAGCAGGACTTGTAGCTTCTTTATTAGCTCAAAATTATACACCACTAGATGCAGCTATTAGTGCAAGCTTAGCACATACCTTAGCAGCAGCAAATTATAAGAAAAATAATTACTCTTTAATTCCATCTGATTTAGTTGAAGAGGTTAGAAAATTATGA